The proteins below come from a single Zea mays cultivar B73 chromosome 8, Zm-B73-REFERENCE-NAM-5.0, whole genome shotgun sequence genomic window:
- the LOC100192469 gene encoding Protein NRT1/ PTR FAMILY 8.1, with product MGEVEDMYTQDGTVDMKGNPAVKKGTGNWRACPYILANECCERLAYYGMSTNLVNYMKTRLGQVNSVASNNVTNWQGTCYITPLIGAFFADAYMGRFWTIAIFMIIYIFGLALLTMASSVKGLVPTSCGDKDVCHPTDAQAAVVFVALYLIALGTGGIKPCVSSFGADQFDENDEREKKSKSSFFNWFYFSINIGALVASTVLVYVQTHVGWGWGFGIPAVVMAIAVGSFFVGTPLYRHQKPGGSPLTRIAQVLVACARKWNVAVPADKSRLHETVDGESVIEGSRKLEHSEQLACLDRAAVVTAEDGAEASPWRLCSVTQVEELKSVIRLLPIWASGIVFAAVYSQMSTMFVLQGNTLDQSMGPRFKIPSATLSMVDTISVIVWVPVYDRAIVPLVRSYTGRPRGFTQLQRMGIGLVVSIFSMVAAGVLDIVRLRAIARHGLYGEDDIVPISIFWQIPQYFIIGCAEVFTFVGQLEFFYDQAPDAMRSMCSALSLTTVALGNYLSTVLVTIVTHITTRHGRIGWIPENLNRGHLDYFFWLLAVLSLLNFLAYLVIASWYKYKKTADDYPGAKGEHGTEH from the exons ATGGGAGAAGTTGAGGACATGTACACCCAAGACGGGACCGTGGACATGAAAGGGAATCCCGCCGTGAAGAAGGGCACCGGCAACTGGCGCGCCTGCCCCTACATCCTCG CGAACGAGTGCTGCGAGAGGCTGGCTTACTATGGCATGAGCACCAACCTGGTGAACTACATGAAGACCCGACTTGGCCAGGTGAACTCCGTTGCCTCCAACAACGTCACCAACTGGCAAGGGACGTGCTACATCACGCCGCTCATCGGCGCCTTCTTCGCCGACGCGTACATGGGGAGGTTCTGGACCATCGCCATCTTCATGATCATCTACATTTTC GGCCTGGCGCTGCTGACGATGGCTTCGTCGGTGAAGGGGCTGGTGCCTACGTCGTGCGGCGACAAGGATGTGTGCCACCCGACGGACGCGCAGGCGGCGGTGGTGTTCGTGGCGCTGTACCTCATCGCGCTGGGCACGGGCGGGATCAAGCCGTGCGTGTCCTCCTTCGGCGCCGACCAGTTCGACGAGAACGACGAGCgggagaagaagagcaagagctcCTTCTTCAACTGGTTCTACTTCTCCATCAACATCGGCGCGCTGGTGGCGTCCACAGTGCTGGTGTACGTGCAGACGCACGTGGGCTGGGGCTGGGGCTTCGGCATCCCCGCCGTGGTCATGGCCATCGCCGTCGGCAGCTTCTTCGTGGGCACGCCGCTGTACAGGCACCAGAAGCCCGGGGGCAGCCCGCTGACGCGCATCGCGCAGGTGCTCGTCGCGTGCGCGCGCAAGTGGAACGTGGCCGTGCCCGCGGACAAGTCGCGGCTGCACGAGACGGTGGACGGGGAGTCCGTCATCGAGGGGAGCCGCAAGCTGGAGCACTCGGAGCAGCTGGCGTGCCTCGACAGGGCTGCCGTGGTGACGGCCGAGGACGGCGCGGAGGCGAGCCCGTGGCGCCTGTGCTCGGTGACGCAGGTGGAGGAGCTCAAGAGCGTGATCCGGCTGCTGCCCATCTGGGCCAGCGGGATCGTGTTCGCGGCGGTGTACTCGCAGATGAGCACCATGTTCGTGCTGCAGGGTAACACGCTGGACCAGAGCATGGGGCCCCGGTTCAAGATCCCCTCGGCGACGCTGTCCATGGTGGACACCATCAGCGTCATCGTCTGGGTCCCCGTGTACGACCGCGCCATCGTGCCCCTGGTGCGCTCCTACACCGGGAGGCCGCGCGGGTTCACGCAGCTGCAGCGCATGGGCATCGGCCTCGTCGTctccatcttctccatggtggcgGCGGGCGTGCTGGACATCGTGCGGCTGCGCGCCATCGCGCGGCACGGCCTGTACGGCGAGGACGACATCGTGCCCATCTCCATCTTCTGGCAGATACCGCAGTACTTCATCATCGGGTGCGCGGAGGTGTTCACCTTCGTGGGGCAGCTGGAGTTCTTCTACGACCAGGCGCCCGACGCCATGAGGAGCATGTGCTCCGCGCTGTCGCTCACCACCGTCGCGCTCGGCAACTACCTCAGCACGGTCCTGGTGACCATCGTCACCCACATCACCACCAGGCACGGCCGCATCGGGTGGATCCCGGAGAACCTCAACCGCGGCCACCTCGACTACTTCTTCTGGCTGCTCGCCGTGCTCAGCCTTCTCAACTTCCTTGCCTACCTCGTCATCGCCAGCTGGTACAAGTACAAGAAGACGGCCGATGATTACCCTGGCGCCAAAGGGGAGCACGGTACAGAGCACTGA